The Schistocerca piceifrons isolate TAMUIC-IGC-003096 chromosome 5, iqSchPice1.1, whole genome shotgun sequence genome has a segment encoding these proteins:
- the LOC124799119 gene encoding leucine-rich repeat extensin-like protein 6, translating to MSAAVGLQQQQQQPPQPPPPQPPPPLHHHHHHHLHHHHQHPHQHHHPPAVPVAVPVARAPGVPPPTPPPPPPPPGLALPPLPPGPPPALHPPPPDMAPVAVPPPGPDVLLALLARNKALEGTVLPCSPVEALSSCLLVQLFDPTLLCYIGMVPQ from the coding sequence ATGTCGGCGGCGGTgggcctgcagcagcagcagcagcagccgccgcagccgccgcctccgcaaccgccgccgccgctgcaccaccatcaccaccaccacctgcaccaccaccaccagcacccgCACCAGCACCACCACCCGCCGGCCGTGCCCGTGGCCGTGCCCGTGGCGCGCGCGCCGGGCGTGCCGCCCCCGACGCCGCCTCCGCCACCGCCGCCCCCGGGCCTGGCGCTGCCGCCGCTGCCCCCGGGCCCGCCTCCGGCGCTGCACCCACCGCCTCCCGATATGGCGCCCGTCGCCGTGCCGCCACCCGGACCGGACGTCCTGCTCGCGCTTCTGGCCCGAAACAAGGCGCTAGAAGGTACCGTGCTGCCCTGCTCGCCCGTCGAAGCTCTCTCTTCCTGTCTTCTTGTTCAGCTCTTCGACCCGACTCTACTCTGCTACATAGGGATGGTCCCTCAATAG